GTCACGATGCCGGCTTCGAGCCGCAGATCGTGATGGAGCTGGACCAGCTGCTCACGGCGTACCGTCTGGCCGAAGCGGGGCTTGGCGTGGCGTTCATCCGCGCCTCCATCCCCTGCTACGCCGGTTTTTCGCCGGATCTCTGCCTGTACCGCCTCGACCATCCCGACACGCAGCGGCAGATCCGGGTGATCTTCAACGACGGGGCCCTCGCCAGCGAACGGCGGAAGAGCTTTGTCGCCTATCTCAAGAGCTGCCCGGAAGTCCGGTAAACATCAGGCTATTCCATTCCGAACACACTCCCATGCGCGACTGGCTATTGGATTTTTTCCGCCGCGCTGGTTTAGAATGAACTCAAATTGATCCACCATCCTGTCCCATTATGATGAAAGGCGGCATCCCTCATGAATATCGTTGAAAAGTTTGCCATGCTCGGCATCGATAACGCGCCCGGCCAGGAAAGCCTGCAGAAGTCCGAACGGCTCGACCTGCGCGGCGAAAAGCTGGCAGGCCCGCGCGTCGATTTCTCTCACGGCGACGTCGACGCCCACCTGCCTACGCCCGGCAGCTTCGAGGTGTTCTCCCACGGTTTCTTCGAGGGCGGCGCTCAGGCTTACACGCCGTACCGCGGCCGCAAGACCGTGCTCGAACACGTGGCGGAAAAGCTTTCGGCCTTCAACGGCGCGAAGATCGACCCGGCGCAGAATCTGATCCTCACGCCCGGCACGCAGGGCGCCCTGTTCCTCGCCATGGGCGCAAACGTGATGCCCGGCGACAAAGTCGCCATCGTCGAGCCCGACTACTTCGCCAACCGCAAGATGGTCGAGTTCTTCGGCGGCGAGCTGGTCCCCGTGCGGATGGATTATGCGGACGTCTCCGGCAAGGCCGGCCTCGACCTCGCCGCGCTGGAAAAAGCGTTTCGGGACGGCGCGAAGCTGTTCCTTTTCTCCAACCCCAACAATCCCGTGGGCTGCGTCTATTCCTGCGAGGAAATCCGCGCCATCGCCGCGCTGGCGAAAAAATACGGCGCCGCGCTGATCGTCGACGAGCTTTACAGCCGCCAGGTCTACCCGGGCGTAAAGTACACCCACCTGGCCGCTCAAAAGGAAGTCCCCGGCAACCTGATCACCATCATCGGCCCCTCCAAGACCGAGTCGCTCAGCGGCTTCCGCCTCGGCGCCGCGTTCGGCAGCGCCGACGTGATCGAACGCATGGAAAAGCTTCAGGCCATCATGGCCCTGCGCTGCCCCGGCTACAACCAGGCCGTATTCTTCACGTGGTTCGACGAGCCGGCCGGCTGGATGGACGCCCGCGTCGCCGAACACCGGCGCATCCGCGACGACATCATGAAGGTTCTTGCCGCGGCGAAAGGCGTTTCCGCCCGGGCCACCGACGGCGGCAGCTATCTCTTCGTGACCATCCCCGAGCTCGACGTCAGCCTGCACGCTTTCATCCGCATCGTGCGCGAGCTGGCAGACGTGATCGTCACCCCCGGCACCGAGTTCGGCCCCCAGTTCCTGCACCAGTTCCGCATCAACTTCTCGCAGGACCACGACAAGGCCGTCGCCGCCATGAAGCGCCTGCTGGCCGTCATGGACCGCTATCGCAAGAACTAGACCGCCGCAAAAAAACAAACGGTTCCGCACAAACTGGCACGTGCGGGACCGTTTTCTCTATTTTTCGCCCTGAGCCATGGCGCCGGCAATGATCCCGTCAATCGAATCGGAATACTCTTTGAACACTTTTCGCGCCGCTTCGACAAAGCCCGTCATGTAACGAGGCTTATAGCTCTCGCAGCGATAAACGAGCATCGTGTGCTTCGGCGGAAAATCGTTCCTGACCGCGAACACGCGCAGGTCCGTGCGGGCACGATCTTTTTGCAGCAGATCATAAAGGCTCATCTGATAGACGAATCCGATCCCGCAGCCTTGTTCGCAGAAGCGCAGGGCCAGATCGTGGCGCGACGTTTCGAAGACGACGCGAGGATGGAGACCGCGCTCCTGATAGTAGATATCCAGCGATTCGCGCAGCGTGTTGCCGCGGGAGAACCCTACCTGCGGCAGATGGATCAGATCGGAAATTTCGAAGCCGCGCTCCGCCTTCCGCAGCAAAACCTCGTCAAAAAACCTGCGGACGAACTCCCGGCTGGCGATACAGCACGCTTTTTCCTGCGAAAGCGTCCATGCTTCCGTGTTTTTTCGCACCGGCGCGTCCACGCCGATGTAAAGGTCAAGCTGCCCTTTGTCCAGAAGCTCGTCCAGCCGCGCGGTCGGCGCCTCGGTCATCGACGGCGTGATATTGGGAAACTGCGCGTGAAAGATCTCCCAGATGCGAGGCATGAAAATCGTCGCCCGGAAGCCGGTGATGCCGACGTTAAGCCGGCCGGTAACTGTGTCGGTGACATCGGCCAGTTCGGCAAGGAAAAGTTCTTCCAGCTTGACCGCCTTGCGCGCGTATTCCCTCAGACAATGCCCCGCCGGAGTGAGCCTCAGATGCGGTTTGCGCTCGAAAAGCGGCGTGCCGTAACGACTTTCCAGTTTCTGGATATGAGCGCTCAACGTCTGCTGAGTGATAAAAAGTTTTTCCGCCGCGCGGCGAAAATTCACCGTCTCCGCCGCCGCGAGAAAATAACGCAGCCCCCGCAGACTCATGAAGACGACCTCCTTTCGGACCGTGTGCTGTGCTCCTATTGAATTCTACCCTATACATCACATTTTTGACAGTCTAAAGACTGTCAGTTCGTTCTTTTTTGTTTGTTTGATTTGAATGGCAAGGGAATGTATGATGCAATCATCAGCCAGGAAACATTGTCTGTATACTCCATCGAGAGGTGTGATAAAGGTCATGCCAGTAAGCCTCGTCATTCGCGGCGGTACCGTTGTCGACCCGGCCAGCGGAGTGCACAAGCCGGCCAGCGTACTTATTGAAGACGGACGCTCCGCTGGAATCTGCGAACCTGGGGCAGAGCCTGCGGCGGCACAGACGATCGATGCGTCGGGCTGCATCGTCACGCCCGGTCTGATTGACACGCATCTGCACATGTTTTACGGCGGCACCGAGAACGGCATCCTGCCCGACGTGACTCTGCTGCCTATGGGCGTTACGGCCGGCATTGACCAGGGCAGCGCCGGCGCGGGAAATTTCCAGGCCTTTTAC
This sequence is a window from Pyramidobacter sp. YE332. Protein-coding genes within it:
- a CDS encoding pyridoxal phosphate-dependent aminotransferase; this translates as MNIVEKFAMLGIDNAPGQESLQKSERLDLRGEKLAGPRVDFSHGDVDAHLPTPGSFEVFSHGFFEGGAQAYTPYRGRKTVLEHVAEKLSAFNGAKIDPAQNLILTPGTQGALFLAMGANVMPGDKVAIVEPDYFANRKMVEFFGGELVPVRMDYADVSGKAGLDLAALEKAFRDGAKLFLFSNPNNPVGCVYSCEEIRAIAALAKKYGAALIVDELYSRQVYPGVKYTHLAAQKEVPGNLITIIGPSKTESLSGFRLGAAFGSADVIERMEKLQAIMALRCPGYNQAVFFTWFDEPAGWMDARVAEHRRIRDDIMKVLAAAKGVSARATDGGSYLFVTIPELDVSLHAFIRIVRELADVIVTPGTEFGPQFLHQFRINFSQDHDKAVAAMKRLLAVMDRYRKN
- a CDS encoding LysR family transcriptional regulator, which translates into the protein MSLRGLRYFLAAAETVNFRRAAEKLFITQQTLSAHIQKLESRYGTPLFERKPHLRLTPAGHCLREYARKAVKLEELFLAELADVTDTVTGRLNVGITGFRATIFMPRIWEIFHAQFPNITPSMTEAPTARLDELLDKGQLDLYIGVDAPVRKNTEAWTLSQEKACCIASREFVRRFFDEVLLRKAERGFEISDLIHLPQVGFSRGNTLRESLDIYYQERGLHPRVVFETSRHDLALRFCEQGCGIGFVYQMSLYDLLQKDRARTDLRVFAVRNDFPPKHTMLVYRCESYKPRYMTGFVEAARKVFKEYSDSIDGIIAGAMAQGEK